The Streptomyces sp. NBC_01268 genome window below encodes:
- a CDS encoding HdeD family acid-resistance protein, with translation MTQTDDRPSRGDLPPGPLAMLAGVAWQALLIAGVLALILGVLVLAWPKATLTVVGVLFGIYLLVSGVLQLVAAFGTHARTSLRVMAFISGTLGILLGLFCFRGATQSILLLALWIGIGWLFRGIMQTVAAASDPAMPARGWQITLGVISALAGVVLIVSPLESVAVLTVLGGIWLLVVGVAEIVTAFMVRSRAKRLPPGV, from the coding sequence ATGACTCAGACGGACGACCGTCCCTCACGGGGCGACCTGCCACCCGGACCGCTCGCCATGCTGGCGGGCGTCGCGTGGCAGGCACTGCTGATCGCCGGTGTCCTCGCGCTGATCCTGGGTGTGCTGGTGCTGGCCTGGCCGAAGGCCACGCTGACCGTGGTCGGTGTGCTGTTCGGCATCTACCTGCTGGTCAGCGGTGTGCTGCAACTGGTCGCGGCCTTCGGCACGCACGCCAGGACCTCGCTGCGGGTGATGGCGTTCATCAGCGGCACGCTGGGCATCCTGCTCGGCCTGTTCTGCTTCCGGGGCGCGACGCAGTCGATCCTGCTGCTGGCGCTGTGGATCGGCATCGGCTGGCTGTTCCGCGGCATCATGCAGACGGTCGCGGCGGCCTCCGACCCGGCGATGCCGGCCCGGGGCTGGCAGATCACGCTGGGTGTCATCAGCGCGCTGGCCGGTGTGGTGCTGATCGTCTCGCCGCTGGAGTCGGTGGCGGTGCTGACCGTCCTCGGCGGCATCTGGCTGCTGGTGGTGGGCGTGGCCGAGATCGTGACCGCGTTCATGGTCCGGTCCCGCGCCAAGCGGCTCCCGCCGGGGGTCTGA
- a CDS encoding alpha/beta hydrolase: MKPRLVFVHGIGGPRDAAADLDEWLRAVASGARAAGHGARVSGLTGGWAADARFAYYGDLFRTAGSQGSGSGAGDDQDDEVLAELLLEAVDERLADPDAPLSAAETRALRHARTQLAPPPGAQGAGAPARRVVNAVTTLLAVPGVRALGGWLSARTTAGMLGQVARYLNRAEPDTTGATLDRRIRARVADCLDPEGPNVVVAHSLGTVVALETLHEITYGKAAGTGTAGASPDGAPSSRRRPDVPLLVTLGSPLGIRSAVQPRVRPHPLATPASVGRWLNFWDRDDIVAARPHLETFVRPNATAVVPASRRVDSDGAWVHPAAKYLAQPAVAGPLVEALTTLAER, translated from the coding sequence ATGAAACCTCGCCTGGTCTTCGTCCACGGCATCGGCGGCCCCCGCGACGCCGCCGCCGACCTGGACGAATGGCTGCGGGCCGTGGCCTCGGGCGCGCGCGCCGCCGGGCACGGCGCACGGGTCTCCGGCCTGACCGGAGGCTGGGCCGCCGACGCCCGGTTCGCCTACTACGGCGACCTGTTCCGTACGGCCGGCAGCCAGGGGAGCGGCAGCGGCGCGGGGGACGACCAGGACGACGAGGTGCTCGCCGAGCTCCTCCTGGAAGCGGTCGACGAGCGCCTCGCCGACCCCGACGCCCCCCTCTCGGCCGCCGAGACCCGCGCCCTGCGGCACGCCCGCACCCAGCTCGCCCCGCCTCCCGGGGCCCAGGGCGCGGGCGCGCCCGCCCGGCGCGTGGTCAACGCCGTCACCACCCTGCTCGCCGTCCCGGGCGTACGCGCCCTCGGCGGCTGGCTCAGCGCCCGCACCACGGCCGGCATGCTCGGCCAGGTCGCCCGCTACCTCAACCGCGCCGAACCCGACACCACCGGCGCCACCCTCGACCGGCGCATCCGCGCCCGCGTCGCCGACTGCCTGGACCCCGAGGGCCCCAACGTCGTCGTCGCCCACTCCCTCGGCACCGTCGTCGCGCTGGAGACGCTGCACGAGATCACCTACGGGAAGGCCGCCGGCACGGGGACGGCGGGCGCAAGCCCGGACGGCGCCCCGTCCTCGCGCCGCCGCCCCGACGTGCCGCTCCTCGTCACCCTCGGCTCGCCCCTCGGCATCCGGAGCGCCGTCCAGCCCCGGGTCCGCCCCCACCCCCTCGCCACCCCCGCCTCCGTGGGGCGCTGGCTCAACTTCTGGGACCGGGACGACATCGTGGCCGCCCGCCCGCACCTGGAGACCTTCGTACGCCCCAACGCCACCGCCGTCGTCCCGGCCTCCCGCCGCGTCGACTCCGACGGCGCCTGGGTCCACCCGGCGGCGAAGTACCTGGCGCAGCCGGCCGTCGCCGGTCCGCTCGTCGAGGCCCTGACCACCCTCGCGGAGCGATGA
- a CDS encoding nucleotide disphospho-sugar-binding domain-containing protein has protein sequence MSRILVAATPVSGHHAPLLQIARHLCGLGHEVVFLGGSRFGAQVEAAGPAFRALPAAADYDDRDLTARFPGREGIPAGPAQVMWDVMHVFGDPIPAQLGALREVLADFPASVVLHDNLFLGGVALALGEEPGRRPAVFSVGISPLGVDSRDTAPHLLGLLPPVDDTERARYAELAARMAERSKPLAEHLRGCFTTAGVSLAEGSLGWLRIQAADAFLQLTVAGFEYPRSDQPANIRFVGAIPIDPGTAQEPPAWWPELLKARADGKRIVVVTQGTLANTALGRLVVPTVRALADRDDVFVVAATGRPDAAERVAADLPAVPANARVAGFVPFAELLPLTDLLVTNGGYGGTQAALAHGVPLIVAGDTEDKPEVAARVEWSGTGVNLRTGDPTVEALRSAVDTVLSVPSYRERAAALAKEYAAHDALALIDGLVTATSGR, from the coding sequence GTGTCCAGGATCCTCGTCGCCGCCACGCCCGTGTCCGGCCACCACGCGCCGCTGCTCCAGATCGCCCGCCACCTCTGCGGCCTCGGCCACGAGGTCGTCTTCCTCGGCGGATCCCGCTTCGGCGCCCAGGTCGAGGCGGCCGGCCCCGCCTTCCGGGCGCTGCCCGCCGCCGCCGACTACGACGACCGCGATCTGACGGCCCGGTTCCCCGGCCGGGAGGGGATCCCCGCCGGACCCGCGCAGGTCATGTGGGACGTCATGCACGTCTTCGGCGACCCGATCCCCGCCCAGCTCGGGGCGCTCCGCGAGGTGCTGGCGGACTTCCCGGCGTCCGTCGTCCTCCACGACAACCTGTTCCTCGGGGGCGTGGCGCTCGCCCTCGGCGAGGAACCGGGCCGCCGCCCGGCCGTGTTCAGCGTGGGCATCTCGCCGCTCGGCGTCGACAGCCGGGACACCGCGCCCCACCTGCTGGGACTGCTGCCGCCCGTCGACGACACCGAGCGCGCCCGGTACGCCGAGCTGGCCGCGCGGATGGCCGAGCGGAGCAAGCCGCTCGCCGAGCACCTGCGCGGCTGCTTCACCACCGCCGGGGTGAGCCTGGCCGAGGGCTCGCTCGGCTGGCTCCGGATCCAGGCCGCCGACGCGTTCCTCCAGCTCACCGTCGCCGGATTCGAGTACCCGCGCAGCGACCAGCCCGCCAACATCCGCTTCGTCGGTGCGATCCCCATCGACCCCGGCACCGCCCAGGAGCCGCCCGCCTGGTGGCCCGAGCTCCTGAAGGCCCGCGCCGACGGGAAGCGGATCGTCGTCGTCACCCAGGGCACCCTCGCCAACACCGCCCTCGGCCGGCTCGTCGTTCCCACCGTGCGGGCCCTCGCGGACCGCGACGACGTCTTCGTCGTCGCCGCCACCGGGCGCCCCGACGCGGCCGAGCGGGTCGCCGCCGACCTGCCCGCCGTCCCCGCCAACGCCCGCGTCGCCGGATTCGTCCCCTTCGCCGAACTCCTCCCGCTGACCGACCTGCTCGTCACCAACGGCGGCTACGGCGGCACCCAGGCCGCCCTCGCCCACGGCGTCCCGCTGATCGTGGCCGGCGACACCGAGGACAAGCCGGAGGTCGCCGCCCGCGTCGAATGGTCCGGCACCGGCGTCAACCTGCGCACCGGCGACCCCACCGTCGAGGCGCTCCGCTCCGCCGTGGACACCGTCCTGTCCGTACCCTCCTACCGCGAGCGCGCCGCCGCCCTCGCCAAGGAGTACGCCGCGCACGACGCCCTCGCCCTGATCGACGGCCTCGTCACGGCGACCTCCGGCCGCTGA
- the opcA gene encoding glucose-6-phosphate dehydrogenase assembly protein OpcA, giving the protein MKIDLTDTNSSKINKAILEGRRAVGTPAVGMVLTLVIVTDEEHAYDAVKAANEASREHPARTLVVIKRHARSPRGRGETRLDAEVRVGTDAGPGETVLLRLHGELGRRADSVVLPLLLPDAPVVLWWPVDAPEVPSQDPLGALAQRRITDTYAVEDPLAALAARAASYAPGDTDLAWTRLTPWRSLLAAALDQAGTTVVSAAVESEADNPSAELLARWFGDRLDVPVERVVTDGPVVTAVRMGTPDGEIRIDRPEGPVAHLAIPGQPSRVMALKVRTTAELIAEELRRLDPDEAYAAALRYGQ; this is encoded by the coding sequence ATGAAGATCGATCTCACGGACACCAACTCCAGCAAGATCAACAAGGCGATCCTGGAGGGCCGCCGTGCCGTCGGCACTCCGGCCGTCGGCATGGTGCTCACCCTGGTCATCGTCACCGACGAGGAGCACGCCTACGATGCGGTGAAGGCGGCCAACGAGGCCTCCCGCGAGCATCCCGCGCGCACCCTGGTCGTCATCAAGCGGCACGCCCGCTCCCCGCGCGGCCGCGGCGAGACCCGCCTCGACGCCGAGGTGCGGGTCGGCACCGACGCCGGCCCCGGCGAGACCGTCCTCCTCCGCCTCCACGGCGAACTCGGCCGACGCGCCGACTCCGTCGTCCTCCCCCTGCTCCTCCCCGACGCGCCGGTCGTCCTCTGGTGGCCCGTCGACGCCCCCGAGGTGCCCTCCCAGGACCCCCTCGGCGCCCTCGCCCAGCGCCGCATCACCGACACGTACGCCGTCGAGGACCCGCTCGCCGCGCTCGCCGCCCGCGCCGCCTCGTACGCCCCCGGCGACACCGACCTCGCCTGGACCCGGCTCACCCCCTGGCGCTCGCTGCTCGCGGCGGCCCTCGACCAGGCCGGTACGACGGTGGTCTCGGCCGCCGTCGAGAGCGAGGCCGACAACCCCAGCGCCGAACTCCTCGCCCGCTGGTTCGGCGACCGACTGGACGTCCCGGTCGAACGGGTCGTCACCGACGGCCCGGTCGTCACCGCCGTCCGCATGGGCACCCCGGACGGCGAGATCCGCATCGACCGCCCGGAAGGCCCGGTCGCCCACCTGGCCATCCCCGGCCAGCCGAGCCGTGTGATGGCCCTCAAGGTCCGCACCACGGCGGAACTCATCGCGGAGGAACTGCGCCGCCTGGACCCGGACGAGGCGTACGCGGCGGCCTTGAGGTACGGGCAGTAG
- a CDS encoding winged helix DNA-binding domain-containing protein has protein sequence MKITARELNRATLGRQLLLARAPLGVAEGVRRVVALQAQHPGSPYLALWNRLVGLDPAEVDGVFARREVVKATLMRITLHAVHAGDYRMFREALQQTLYGSRLGFRFAETGLTPADGEELVPGLLAFAEEPRTVAELRGWLAERVGAERAEGAWWGLRAYAPLHHHPTGGPWSFGLRPSYVTSGGPPVTGREPSAEALRGLVRRYLEGFGPASVADVAQFAMVRRTPIRRALKDLDAELDHLEAPDGTALFDVPGAPRPPGDTPAPPRLLPMWDSVLLAYADRSRVIPPEYRRVVIRVNGDVLPTLLVDGYVAGVWRPVEGGIEATAFHELPAPTWEALAEEARTLTALLTARDPWLYRRYANWWAKLPEGRVRVLPG, from the coding sequence GTGAAGATCACCGCACGGGAGCTCAACCGCGCCACGCTCGGCCGTCAGCTGCTGCTCGCGCGTGCCCCGTTGGGCGTCGCCGAGGGCGTCCGGCGGGTCGTGGCACTGCAGGCGCAGCACCCGGGGTCGCCGTACCTGGCGCTGTGGAACCGGCTCGTCGGACTGGATCCGGCCGAGGTGGACGGCGTCTTCGCGCGCCGTGAGGTGGTGAAGGCGACGCTGATGCGGATCACCCTGCACGCGGTGCACGCCGGGGACTACCGGATGTTCCGGGAGGCGCTGCAGCAGACGCTGTACGGTTCGCGGCTCGGTTTCCGGTTCGCGGAGACGGGCCTGACCCCCGCCGACGGCGAGGAGTTGGTGCCGGGCCTGCTGGCGTTCGCCGAGGAGCCGCGCACGGTGGCCGAACTGCGCGGGTGGCTGGCGGAGCGGGTCGGCGCGGAGCGGGCGGAGGGCGCGTGGTGGGGGCTGCGGGCGTACGCGCCGCTGCACCACCATCCGACGGGCGGGCCCTGGTCGTTCGGTCTGCGCCCGTCGTACGTGACCTCCGGCGGCCCTCCCGTCACGGGCCGCGAGCCCTCAGCGGAGGCGCTGCGGGGTCTGGTCCGGCGCTATCTGGAGGGTTTCGGCCCCGCGTCGGTGGCGGACGTGGCCCAGTTCGCGATGGTCAGGCGCACCCCAATCCGCCGTGCCCTGAAGGACCTCGACGCCGAACTGGACCACCTGGAAGCCCCCGACGGCACCGCGCTCTTCGACGTCCCGGGCGCCCCACGACCGCCCGGCGACACTCCCGCCCCGCCGCGCCTGCTGCCCATGTGGGACAGCGTCCTCCTCGCGTACGCCGACCGGAGCCGGGTGATACCGCCCGAGTACCGCCGCGTGGTGATCCGCGTGAACGGCGACGTCCTCCCGACGCTGCTCGTCGACGGATACGTGGCGGGCGTGTGGCGCCCGGTCGAGGGCGGCATCGAGGCGACGGCCTTCCACGAGCTCCCGGCCCCGACGTGGGAGGCACTGGCCGAGGAGGCCCGGACCCTGACCGCACTCCTCACCGCCCGCGACCCGTGGCTCTACCGCCGCTACGCCAACTGGTGGGCCAAACTGCCCGAAGGCCGGGTGCGCGTGCTGCCGGGGTAG
- a CDS encoding dipeptidase gives MTADSPETADLRARVRELMPRAKEDLTALVAMRSVADPRQFPPEECARTADFLVEAFAEAGLRDMRRVTTPDGTDAVVGHAPGPEGAPTVLLYCHYDVQPPLDDSAWETPPFELTERDGRWYGRGAADCKGNIAMHLTALRALGGPDGTGFPVHLKFVAEGSEEQGTGGLEQLVPQHPELFAADALLVCDTGNFALGLPTATTSLRGLTNVVVTVSTLKGEMHSGMFGGPAPDALAALVRILDSLRDEAGNTTVKGLADDGSWDGVPYPVDQFRADVGALDGVSLLGTGTVADELWARPAVTVLGIDCPPVVGSSAAVQAKVRARVSLRVPPGVDAEEARDALCAHLLAAAPWGARVEVEPESVGRPFRARTDGPAYRALASALSRAYGKDMVQAGQGGSIPLCNVLAAQFPDAEIALIGVEEPGCLIHAPNESVDPAEIETMALAEALFLRTYATRSEGARRGVE, from the coding sequence ATGACCGCCGATTCCCCGGAGACCGCCGACCTGCGCGCGAGGGTCCGCGAGCTGATGCCACGCGCCAAGGAGGACCTGACCGCGCTGGTCGCGATGCGCTCGGTCGCCGACCCCCGGCAGTTCCCGCCGGAGGAGTGCGCCAGGACCGCCGACTTCCTCGTGGAGGCGTTCGCGGAGGCCGGACTGCGGGACATGCGGCGGGTGACCACCCCGGACGGCACGGACGCGGTGGTGGGGCACGCTCCGGGCCCCGAGGGCGCGCCGACGGTGCTCCTGTACTGCCACTACGACGTGCAGCCGCCGCTCGACGACTCCGCCTGGGAGACCCCGCCGTTCGAGCTGACCGAGCGCGACGGGCGCTGGTACGGGCGGGGAGCCGCCGACTGCAAGGGCAACATCGCCATGCACCTGACCGCCCTGCGCGCGCTCGGCGGCCCCGACGGCACGGGCTTCCCGGTCCACCTCAAGTTCGTCGCGGAGGGCTCGGAGGAGCAGGGCACCGGCGGCCTGGAGCAGCTGGTGCCGCAGCACCCGGAACTCTTCGCCGCCGACGCCCTCCTGGTCTGCGACACCGGCAACTTCGCGCTCGGTCTGCCCACGGCGACCACCTCCCTGCGCGGCCTCACCAACGTGGTGGTGACCGTCTCGACGCTCAAGGGCGAGATGCACTCCGGCATGTTCGGCGGCCCCGCCCCGGACGCGCTCGCCGCGCTGGTGCGGATCCTGGACAGCCTGCGCGACGAGGCCGGCAACACCACGGTCAAGGGCCTCGCGGACGACGGGAGCTGGGACGGCGTCCCGTATCCCGTGGACCAGTTCCGCGCCGACGTCGGCGCCCTGGACGGGGTGTCGCTGCTCGGCACGGGCACGGTCGCCGACGAGCTGTGGGCCCGGCCCGCGGTGACGGTGCTCGGCATCGACTGCCCCCCGGTGGTCGGTTCCTCGGCCGCCGTGCAGGCGAAGGTGCGGGCCCGGGTCAGTCTCCGGGTGCCGCCGGGGGTCGACGCCGAGGAGGCGCGGGACGCGCTCTGCGCCCACCTGCTCGCCGCCGCGCCCTGGGGCGCGCGGGTCGAGGTGGAGCCGGAGAGCGTGGGCCGGCCGTTCCGGGCCCGCACCGACGGGCCCGCCTACCGGGCGCTCGCTTCGGCGCTGAGCCGGGCGTACGGGAAGGACATGGTCCAGGCGGGGCAGGGCGGTTCGATCCCGCTGTGCAACGTGCTCGCCGCGCAGTTCCCGGACGCCGAGATCGCCCTGATCGGGGTCGAGGAGCCCGGCTGCCTCATCCACGCGCCCAACGAGAGCGTGGACCCCGCCGAGATCGAGACGATGGCGCTGGCCGAGGCGCTGTTCCTGCGGACGTACGCGACCCGCTCCGAGGGCGCGCGAAGAGGAGTGGAGTGA
- a CDS encoding DoxX family membrane protein, with protein MTPLNRRDLGLLVLRVGTGAVLAAHGTQKLFGWFGGGGIEGTAQGMEAMGFSPARESAIAAGLGEAGGGALLALGLATPAAGAAAAGAMAGAVAVHAPAGFFAQSGGYEYPAFLGFTAAAIGVAGAGRYSLDHATGHVLDRPWVVAVAFVGTALAAAAVVGRRAQAQAEARPEPEPEHGTAPDPEG; from the coding sequence ATGACCCCGCTCAACCGCCGCGACCTGGGACTCCTCGTCCTACGGGTCGGCACCGGCGCCGTCCTGGCCGCCCACGGAACGCAGAAGCTGTTCGGCTGGTTCGGCGGCGGCGGCATCGAGGGAACGGCCCAGGGGATGGAGGCGATGGGCTTCTCACCCGCCCGGGAGAGCGCCATCGCCGCCGGGCTGGGCGAGGCGGGCGGCGGCGCCCTGCTCGCCCTCGGCCTGGCCACCCCCGCGGCCGGCGCCGCCGCGGCGGGCGCCATGGCGGGCGCGGTCGCCGTGCACGCCCCGGCCGGCTTCTTCGCCCAGAGCGGCGGATACGAGTACCCCGCGTTCCTCGGCTTCACCGCGGCCGCCATCGGCGTCGCCGGAGCCGGCCGCTACTCCCTCGACCACGCCACCGGGCACGTCCTCGACCGCCCCTGGGTGGTCGCCGTCGCCTTCGTCGGCACGGCGCTCGCCGCCGCGGCCGTCGTCGGGCGCCGCGCCCAGGCCCAGGCCGAGGCCCGTCCCGAACCCGAGCCCGAGCACGGGACCGCCCCGGACCCGGAGGGGTGA
- a CDS encoding NADP-dependent oxidoreductase, which yields MRAMTMPRYGGPEELAPADLPDPKVAPGEVLIRVVAAGINPVDWKLAAGGLDPLMVTHFPLIPGWDVAGVVERNGLDSTEFAPGDEVFGYIRKDSAEHGAYAEKVSAQVRMLARKPRALSWAQTAGLPLAGLTALQAADRVGVGAGDTVLVHAAAGGVGSLGTQLALARGARVIGTASPANHAFLRELGAEPVAYGPGLADRVRELAPGGVDAALDFVGGEAVDVSVELLASAARLASIADHRAAALGGHYVWVRPDGAGLATLAALADEGRLTVPVEKVLPLSEAAEAWRLNSEGHTRGKLVLSVGEA from the coding sequence ATGCGCGCCATGACGATGCCGCGGTACGGCGGCCCCGAGGAACTCGCGCCGGCGGACCTCCCGGACCCGAAGGTCGCCCCCGGCGAGGTCCTGATCCGGGTGGTGGCCGCGGGCATCAACCCGGTCGACTGGAAGCTGGCCGCCGGCGGACTCGACCCCCTGATGGTCACCCACTTCCCGCTGATCCCCGGCTGGGACGTCGCCGGGGTCGTCGAGCGCAACGGTCTGGACTCCACCGAGTTCGCCCCGGGCGACGAGGTGTTCGGCTACATCCGCAAGGACAGCGCCGAGCACGGCGCCTACGCGGAGAAGGTCTCCGCCCAGGTCCGGATGCTCGCCCGCAAGCCCCGCGCGCTGAGCTGGGCCCAGACCGCGGGACTCCCGCTCGCCGGACTCACCGCCCTCCAGGCGGCCGACCGCGTCGGCGTCGGCGCGGGCGACACCGTGCTCGTGCACGCCGCCGCCGGGGGTGTCGGCTCCCTCGGCACCCAGCTCGCGCTCGCCCGCGGCGCCCGGGTCATCGGCACCGCGAGCCCCGCCAACCACGCGTTCCTTCGCGAACTGGGCGCCGAACCCGTCGCGTACGGCCCCGGTCTCGCCGACCGCGTACGCGAACTGGCCCCGGGCGGTGTGGACGCGGCGCTCGACTTCGTCGGCGGCGAGGCCGTCGACGTCTCCGTCGAACTCCTCGCGTCGGCCGCCCGCCTGGCCTCCATCGCCGACCACCGGGCGGCCGCGCTCGGCGGCCACTACGTCTGGGTGAGACCCGACGGCGCGGGCCTGGCCACCCTCGCGGCCCTCGCCGACGAGGGCCGCCTCACCGTCCCCGTGGAGAAGGTCCTGCCGCTGAGCGAGGCCGCCGAGGCCTGGCGGCTCAACAGCGAGGGGCACACCCGGGGCAAGCTGGTCCTCTCGGTCGGCGAGGCCTGA